GGAAATCGCTGCGCTTTTTCAAAAGGCTCAGGAAGGCTATGAAGTTGTGTTTGCCAAAAGAGTCGTGCGCCGGGACAGTTGGTTGAAACGTATGTCCTCAAAGGCTTTTTACCGTGTATATGACTACTTTACCGGCCATGTTTCTGATCACACTGTGGCGAACTTCAGTATTGCCCATAAAAAGGTGATAAAAGGCTTCAGGCAGATGCGGGAGCAGAGCCGTCTATATCCGCTTTTTCTTCAATGGATGGGGTACAAGACAGCGAGTATTGTAGTCGAGCACAAAGAACGAGGCGAGGGAAAGTCCTCGTATAATTTGAAAAAACTGATCACTTTAGCGACAGATACTATCATCGCCCAGTCAAACAAACCTTTACGATTATCGATTCAAATAGGCTTTTTTATATCGCTCGGTTCATTTTTATATGGAATGTACCTGTTTCTCAGATATTTCTTTATGGATGAGCATGTTCAAGGCTGGACAAGTGTGATGGTGAGTATGTATTTCATCGCGGGTCTGATGTTTTTCAACTTCGGAATTATCGGGCTCTACATCGGAAAAGTTTTCAATGAAGCCAAAGGAAGACCGCTTTACCTGATTCGCGAACAGATAAATGAAAAGGAAGCGGCGAAGGATCGGAGATGATTTTGTGACGGAATATTTGCGTCCCACTCCCTGGGATGTCCGGAATTTTCATATCGATACATTTGAAGTAACCAGTATGGAGGAAGAGGCGCTTGCGCAAACCGAAGAGCGTAAAGGCCATTACACGATAAAAATAGATCCGCTTTCAAACCCAAAGCGTCTGTTAGACAGCGGGTTTTACTATGTGGATACGTTAATTGAACCCGTCTGTAAAGCGGAAAAGCTATTAAACTTCGATCAGGAAGGTATCACGATAGAAGAGAGATATAACCTGAACACCGTTTTGGAGATTGCTGAAAAAACCTTCCATCATGGCCGGTTTCACCGTGATTTTAATATTCCAAATGAACAGGCGGATAAAAGGTACATGAACTGGACGAAGGATTTAATTGAGAAAGAGCAAGTCTATGCATTAAATGTTCAAGGTGAAACAGCCGGTTTTTATGGGTTTGAAAAGGATAAAGTCCTCCTGCTTGGAATGAGCAGGAAATATCGTGGAAAAGGGCTGGCGAGGCCGTTTTTAAGCGCAGCCTGCCAAAAGCAACTGATTGAATCAGGAAGTGAGGAGCTAACGACATCTATTTCGGCAGCCAATGTGGCTTCTCTCAATTTGTTTTATTCCCTCGGATATCGCCTGCGTACAACAAAAGACGTTTATCACAAGCTCAATCGGCTGGGCGGGTGACGTATGGGATACGTATATATTTTCGGAACAATCTTTTTCACCGTATACGGCCAGTTAATTTTAAAATGGAAAATTGATCAATATGGAGGACTGCCTCTTTTATGGAAAGATAAATTCATCTTTCTGCTGCAGCTGCTTCTTAACCCATTTATATTATCCGGCTTCTTATCAGCTTTTGTCGCATCTATTTTCTGGATGGCAGCGATGACAAAGTTTGATATCAGCTATGCCTACCCGTTTATGAGCCTGTCATTTGTGCTTGTTTTTGTACTATCCGTTTTTCTTTTTGGAGAACCGATGACATTTAAAAAGGTTATGGGCATCTCCTTGATCGTAGCAGGAATTATTGTAATGAGGTGATCTGATGATTCCATTTAACCGCCCCTGTGTCGTCGGGGGCGAAGAAGAACTAATCAAAGAAGCTGTAGTCAATGCCAAGCTGTCGGGAAATGGACCATTCGATAAAAAATGCACCGCCTGGCTTGAAGATCGATTAGACTGTACACGTGCTTTTATGACACCGTCATGTACTGCTGCTCTGGAAATGGCGGCTATTTTAACAGAAGCAGGGCCGGGCGATGAAGTCATAATGCCTTCATACACGTTCGTTTCAACAGCCAATGCATTTGCTTTAAGAGGAGCTGAAATTCGCTTCGTCGATATTGAAGAAAAAACGCTCAATATCTCACCTAAGCAAATTGAACAGGCGATTACTCCGCGAACAAAAGTGATTGTTGTCGTTCATTATGCCGGAGTGTCATGCGAGATGGATGAGATTATGAGGATAGCTGAAGAGCATGGACTTTGGGTCATTGAAGATGCGGCCCAGGCGTTAACAAGTACTTATAAAGGAAAGCCTTTAGGTACAATCGGCCATTTAGGCACCTTCAGTTTTCATGAGACGAAAAATTACACATGCGGTGAAGGGGGGACGCTGATCGTCAACCACCAGCCATTGATTGAGAGGGCGGAAATGGTTCAGGAAAAAGGAACGAACCGAGCCCAGTTCTCCCGGGGAATGGTTGATAAATATACGTGGCGCGACCTCGGCTCCTCCTATCTCCTAAGCGAGCTTAACTCGGCTTATCTTTTTCAGCAGTTTAAAAATATTGATCAGATTAATAAAGATCGCATGGAAAGATGGAATCAATATAGGGACGATCTGCAGGAAGTTACCGCGATCCCAGAAATAGAAGGTCCCTTTATACCGGAACAAATCGAACATAATGCCCATATGTTTTATTTGAAATGCAGAGATGAGCAGGAACGAGCCGATCTTATCGGTTATTTAAAAGAAAATGATGTAATGGCTGTTCCGCATTACGTGCCGCTTCACTCTTCCCATGCAGGAGAACAGTTTGGTACGTTTATAGGAAAAGACAATTTTACAACGCGGGAAAGCGAACGAATTGTCCGGCTGCCTTTATATTATGGAATTACAGAAGAGGATGTCCGTCATGTGGTCAAATACGTTCAGATATTTTATCAAGCATAGATGGATCGTACTTTCATGTGCGGTCCTGTTTCTATATTTACTACCCTATTACGCGTTGGGCGGGGATACCCACATTCGCGTGCATGATAATCTCGATTCCAACATCGTTTGGTATAAAATGCTCGCCGAAAGCGGACAGATTTTTGCCGGCCCCGACGCCACTCTGCCTAACGTAATCAACGGGCTGCCAAGAAGTGCGCTCCCTTCTGCGTTAGACGGCGTTCTATGGCTACATGTGTGGTTTGGTCCAATGAGTGCCTATATCATCAGCCAGACGATTATGAGAATCGGCGCGTTCTTTGGCATGTATCTATTATTAAGCCGTTTCGTCATTCCAGAAAATAAAAGAAAATGGATCACAGCGGGGGTTTCACTCTCTTTTGCCATGCTTCCGTTTTGGCCGTCCGGTGTATTGACGGTTGCTGGCCTGCCATTAGCTTTTTATCTGTTTTTAACCATTCGGAAAAAAGGAAAACAAACGCCACGGTATATTTGGCTGGCATTAGCCGTTATTCCGTTTTTCTCAAATTTCATCTTAACCTTTATTTTCTTCCTCGGAATTATGGGAGCCCTCTGGCTGGTGGAATGGATACGGAAAAAACAATTTAATGCCCCTTTTTTTATTGCAATTGCCGGTATGACCATGCTTTATGTCGTGAAAAATTATTTGTTGATCTACACGATGTTCATAGATTCCTCGTTCACATCGCACCGTGAGGAAAATGATCTCGGCCATAAAGACATCTCCGAAACGATTGAGCTGTTCGAAAAGAATTTTTTGTACGGACATACCCATGATGAGGCAATTCAGACGCCTTACGTCATACTGGTGATCATCGCCGCATTGTTTATCGCAATGCTTCGGGGAGGCTATCCGACCCGGCTTGTACTGATGTTTAGCTCCATCCCGGTTCTCTCTCTATGGTATGCCTTTTGGTACTGGGAAGGCTTGAGGCTGCTTAAAGACAACATGGGTCTGTTTAACAGCTTCAACTTTGCCCGTATTCACTTTTTTGACCCGATGCTGTGGTATTTATGTTTTGCTCTGGCACTTGTCATTATAGCCAGGCAGGTAAAAGGCAGCCAGCTGATCGCCGCCGTTTTAATTGTTATGCAATGCTGGAATGTCTATCAACTTAAGGAAGAAACGAAGTATGGCGAGTTCAATACCCCGACGTTTAACGAGTTTTATTCGACAGAGCTTTTTGATCAGATTCAAGCCTATATCGGAGAAGATCCTTCCGAGTACCGTGTTGTCAGTGTCGCTATGCACCCAACGATTCCACAATACAACGGTTTTTATACCCTGGATACTTACAACAACACCTATCCGTTAGAGTATAAACATAAATTCCGGGAAGTCATCGCTCCTGAACTTGAGAAAAGCCCCAAATTAAAAAATTACTACGACACGTGGGGCGGAAGGGCCTATGTCTATTCCAGTGAACTAGGCAAAAAATATATGTTTAAAAAGAGCAGTGATAAAACGATTGAAGAGCTATTAATAAATACTCAGGCGTTAAAAGGATTAGGAGGAGAATATGTCCTCGCAGGGCTGCCAATTGAAAACTACGAAGAAATCGGGCTGTCATTAGAGAAATCCTTTGAAACTGAGGATTCACCATGGAGGATTTATTTATATAGCGTGAAGTAAATGTAAATGGACCTAATAATTAAATAGCTAAAAGGAATTACAGCCTGGCAAGCAATAGTTTCATCCAGCCTATATGGTGAGAATTTCGGAATAAGCATTATAGTATTTTTTGTTCAACTTCATCTCGTACTATGTCTCTTCCAACCAGATTGTGTTATTTTGATACCCATAAAGGAGGAAGGGAGAGGATGAATGTGAAAAAATTGGCAAGCTTCTTTATATGCAGTCTTATGCTGTTAACTTTCAGCCCTATGCTCGAACGTGTTGAGGCGCATAAAGAGTCTGCAGCTATTGAAGACAAGCAGCAGGAGCGGGAGCTCGTAAAAGAACTTGAAGAACATAGAATCACTGAACTTCATTTTGTAACTGGACTGGACGAAGAGTTATCAAGCAAACCAACATTCAATGAACAAATGAGCAAGACTCAAAGGTCAGCATCCGATGATGTGGGAGAGCAGATGCTTAAGAATCTTAATGCGACAGGAGAGAAGGAATGGAACAGCTCCGTCCAAGAATTTGCCCAGCAGCTGCCTATAGATGAGGAAGCAAAAGAAACGCTTGGAAATTATTTGAGCTACGATGCTGTGAAGGAAAATATATCTTCTTCTCTCCATTCATCTAATGATTTAACTGAGGCTTTAACTCTATCCTTGAATGAAGAAGGTCTCCCAATCCCATTTGCAGAAATGATAGCAAGAACACTAGTATTCCTGCTTTATTAAATTATGACCAGGTGCTAAGGGAGGTGCCTGGTACGCTGGGGAGACCGCCGGTACATGGTACCAAAAACATCCATCTACAAAAAACGCGAAAATTTTCTGTATTTTCAGATACGGTTTTGTTATACTAGATTAAAAGTAAATGATTTTAAGGTGAAGGCGCCTATGTAGTCTGCTTTATGCTGACTACATAGGCGCCTTTTGTATTTTATAAAAAGGGGAGGGTTTTATGAAATTATCTTGCAAGCTGTTTGAGGAAGTTTACCATTTCAAGTCCATTAAAGATGTATTAGCAAAGGCGAGCGAAGAGAAGTCAGGAGATGTCATGGCGAAGATTGGAACAGAGTCTTCGTTAGAAAGAATGGCAGCAAAATATGTATTAAGTGAGCTTCAGTTAAAAGATATCTATGAGAATCCTGTCATTTCCTACGATACAGATGAAGTAAGCCGGATCATCTACGAGGATGTGAGTACCTATATTTATAAAGAAGTGGCAAATTGGACGGTTGGTGAACTAAGGGAATATATTCTTTCCCACTCAACGAGTCCATCTGATCTTAAGAGACTCAGCCGAGGGTTAACAAGTGAGATGATCTCCGCGGTGGCGAAGCTGATGTCGAGTATTGATTTGGTGTTAGCTTCACAAAAGATGAAGCATCAAGCTCACTGTAATACGACGATTGGAGAACCTGGACGATTGGCATTCAGATGTCAGCCGAACCACCCGGTTGATAATCCTGATGGAATTTTAGCTTCTATTAAAGAAGGTTTATCTTATGGTGCTGGTGATGCAGTAATTGGGATTAACCCTAACAACGAAGCTGTTGAATCAGTTGCTAAACTTTTAACAATGAGCCATGAGTTCATGCAGCAATGGGAGATTCCTACACAAAACTGTGTTCTTGCCCACATTACCACTCAAATGCAGGCTATGAAGCAAGGGGCCCCTGTCGCTCTTCTTTTTCAAAGCTTAGCAGGCACTCAAGTGGCGAACGATGACTTTGGTGTTCAGTCGAAAATCTTAGATGAGGGTTATGAATTAATGAAGGCGAAGGGGACATCCGCCGGACCTAACTTTTTCTATTTTGAAACAGGTCAAGGCTCAGAGGTGTCGCTGGACGGTCATTTAGGTGTAGATATGCAGACCTTGGAAGCGAGAACTTACGGGTATGCGCGCCATTGGAATCCATTTATGGTAAACAATGTTTCAGGATTTATTGGGCCTGAAACGCTATTTGACGGCAAGCAGATGATCAGGGCAGACCTTGAAGACTTGTTCATGGGCAAACTTCATAATTTACCAATGGGGATTGCACCTACTTATACAAACCATATGAGTGCGGACCAGAATGATCAGGAAATTGCCGGTATGTTAACAACAGTGGCAGGAGCAAACTTTTACATGGGGGTTCCCGGCGGTGATGATGTCATGCTCAGCTATCAGGATACGAGTTATCATGATGATGCAAGTTTACGTGAGATGTTAGGTTTACGCCCTTTGGCTGATTTTGAGAAGTGGTTGGAAAAGATGGGAATTATGGAAAATGGACGTTTGACAGAAAAAGCAGGCGACTTATCGATCTTCAATTAATGAAGGGAGGGTAAACAGGAGATGAATATTGAAGAAATCGTAAAAAGTGTGATCGAAGAAATGGAACAAAAAAAGGTGAAAACTCCATATATAGATAAGAAATACGACAGAGAAAAAGAGTTTACGTATCAATTTTCAAAAAAGGTTACTGTAGACAACCCCGCCGATGCAGACATGATTGAAAGTGTGCAGAAGATCACACCTGCCAGGATCGGTATTGGACGGGCAGGCACACGAATGAAAACGAAAAACTATCTGGATTTTCGGGTAGACCACGCCGCTGCGCAGGATGCGGTTTTTAAGGATGCAGAAGAATCTGTTCTTAAGGATATGGGACTGCCTATTCTTCATTCTCGAGCACAATCCATGCAGGAGTATTTAATGAACTTGGATGTTGGACGAAAGCTGAATAAGGAATCAGCAGAGTGGCTTGAGGAAAATGGTTCAAAAGGGAAACAGGTACAGATTATTGTCTCCGATGGATTGAGCTCTACTGGGGTAGAACATACAGTACCCGACCTTTATCATTCTTTAGTTCAAGGGTTAAAATCAAAAAATATCTCTATGGGCACTCCAATTTTTGTTAAGAAAAGCAGAGTCTGGCTTCAGGATGAGGTAGCTTCGATTGTCGATTGTGATTTAGTAATTTCATTAATTGGAGAGAGACCGGGATTGGCAACGGCGAAAAGCATCAGTGCGTATATTATCTACAAACCTAATAAGGACAGTGTTGAAGCAGATCGAACCGTGTTTTCAAATATCCATGAAGGGGGAGTTCCCCCAGTGGAAGCGGGTGCTTACCTATCAGAAATTATAGAAAAAATGCTCAAGCACAAAGCGAGCGGAGTAAAATTTTCCCAAATAAACTAAACATTCAGAATATTGACTTTTTTGACATCGAAGTCTATAATTCTATTAGTTTCGATGAAAAAGAGCAAGAAAGCACGCCTGATGTGGAGGTCATGGGGAAAATGACTGATCGCTCAATGATTACTTCTTTATGTAAAGAACATACGAATCTACAAGGGGAAGATATCGAGAAGATTATTGAAGTTAGTCAATCAATGCAAATGATGGCTGATTTATCAAAGGCCAATATTTTTATTGATTGTCTACTTCGTGATGAGAACCATGCCATCGTTGTTGCTGAAGCAGCTCCACGAACGGCAAAGTCTATTTATGAAAAGCAAGTCGCTGGAAATATTGCTTATCAAACGTTTGAACCTGCTGTGTTGTATTGTTTAAGAACAGGGAATACGATGAGCTCCAATCGTGCCATAACACAAGAAAGAAAAAAGGTAGAGCAAAGCGTCGTACCCATTTTTAATCATAAAGATAAAGTTATTGGAACACTCATTATGGAGAAGGACATTAGTGACCATGTTGAAAAACAGGAAGAATTGAAAGCGCTGTCAAAAACAACCGAAACACTAAGCGGTCTTCTCATGAATGATTCAGGCAGTCAGCCGATTGTTCCTGAATTAATGGAAGAAGCTTTGTTCTATATCGGGGAGAAAGGCGAATTATTATATTCGAATCCCGCGGCTATCAATCTCCTCCATGAGTTAGAAGGAATGTCGTGTGAATATGGTGAAAATTTAGCCGCTTGCCTGCCGCTTTTAGAAGAAATAGTTGAAGAGCCTGGCGAGCTTCTCGTAAAAGAACTAGAATCCCATGATAAGACATTCAAACTCAAAAAGATTCCATTGCCTCACAGCAAGAAAGACAACGGCATGTTTATTATTATGAGGGATTTGACGGAACTTCGGGAAAAAGAGAAAGAACTGATTATGAAGTCTGTAGCTATTCAGGAAATTCATCACCGAGTGAAAAATAATCTGCAGACGGTGGCCAGCCTGCTGAGACTTCAAATGAGACGGGGAATTCCGGAAGAGAGTAAGGTCTACTTTCTGGAAAGCTTAAATCGTATCTTGAGCATTGCTTCCGTATATGAAGTAATTTTATCTAACAGCAGTATTGATGAAGTCGATATTTACGAACTTACAGAGAAGATTGGCAATATGCTTGTCTATACGACAGGTTATTCTGGTAAAAAAATAACAATTGAATATGCGGGAGACAGCTTAATCATTGAATCTGGAAGAGCAGTATCGATTGCCCTCATTATTAATGAATTGATCCAAAATTGTATCAATCATGCATTCGAAAATAGAGTTAAAGGGACGATCAGCATAGGATTTGAGCAGCGGGATGAGAAGATGACAGTTGTCGTCAAAGACGATGGGATAGGTTATAAAGAAGAGAATAAAGCATCCTTGGGACTGGATATTGTAAAAAGAATGGCCGAGCATGATTTATCAGGAACTTTTCAAATAAAGGGAATGAATAAAGGCACAGAGGCTTATCTTACATTTCCTCAAGAAAGAAGGGTGTAAAATGAGTAAGAAAATATTACTAGTAGAAGATGAATCGATTGTTCGCATGGATATATCGTTAATGCTGCAGGATGCTGGGTTTGAAGTAATAGGAGAAGCCGGGGATGGCGAGAAAGCGATTGAACTGGCGGAAAGTTTGAAACCTGATCTCATAATCATGGATATTAAAATGCCGAAATTAAATGGATTAAAGGCCAGCAAAATAATTTCCAAAATGTTTAACATCCCAATACTTCTCTTAACAGCTTACAGCCAGCAGGAATTTATCGAAAAAGCTAAAGAGGCGAATATAGTAGGATACATTGTCAAACCTGTGGCGGAAAACCGATTAATTCCCGCAGTTGAAATTGCTCTTCATCAAGGAGAAGTATCCGAAAGATACAGATCAGAAGTTAAAGAGGCGGATGCTCGTCTCGAGGCACGTAAAACGGTGGAAAGAGCTAAAGGATTATTAATGGAGGAATTTGGCTATTCAGAAGACACCTCTTACAAGAAGTTGAGAAAGATCAGCATGAACAAACAATGGACGCTGGAAAAAGTGGCCCAGCAAGTTTTGAGGAAATATTCGCCGGAACGTCAGCTTACTAATACCAAGTAAATAAAGCTAGCAAAGGTGCTAGAGGAGCAGTGATTCAATCGTCACTGTTCTTCTAGCATTTTTATTTTTTAAAAAAGGAGTGGGAGATCTTATGGTTTTAGTCGGAAATATAGTGATTTACATTATTATGACCTGTGCTGTTATCGGGGCGATTGCTTCTATTAAAAATAGCGAAGATGGAATTGGCGGCCAATTTATGGAAGGTCTTCATGCAATTGGCCACATTTTTGTACCTGCTGCCGGTATTATGGCTTCGATCCCTTATTTATCGTGGTTCATTGATAAAGTATTTGGTCCATTTTTTGAAAAGATTGGGGCAGATCCTGCAATTGCCGCTACGACGATTCTTGCTTCTGACATGGGAGGCTATCAGCTGGCTGAGGCGCTGCAGCAATCGTACGAAGCCTGGATCATGGCATTAATTGTCGGCTTTATGGCAGGGGCGACCATCGTGTTCTCGATTCCTATGGGATTGGCGATGCTAGATAAACGAGACCATAAGTATATGGCTTTAGGGATTATGTCAGGGCTGCTGACTATTCCGATCGGTGTTTTGATCTCGAGTGTAATTATCACGATGACAAATGCCAATGTAAGGGAAGTCGTATCCACCAATGCGGATTCCACTTATGAATTTGCTATGAACTACTTAGCCATTTTTGCTAATTTAACACCTCTTATTATTTTCGTTGTTGTATTAGCGGCTGGTTTATATTTCTTGCCCGACATGATGATTAATGGATTTATGTGGTTTGGAAGAATTTTAGATGCAGGGATCAAATTAGTACTCGTCTTCTCCATCGTCGAGTATTTTACAGGGTTTTTCTCTCTCGTATTTGGCGGGTGGGGCTTTGATCCAATTATGGCTGATGCGGATGACCAGTTTAGAGCACTTGAAACAGCCGGTTACATTGGAATTATGCTTGCTGGTGCTTTTCCAATGGTATATTTACTGCAGAAATATGCGGCTCGTCCGCTGGAGTCCATTGGTAAGAAGCTTGGTTTAAGTGCGGTGGGAAGTGCAGGGCTTGTAGCAACCATTGCGAATATTTTAGCAATGTTTAAACTTGTCCGCTCTATGCCTCCTAAAGATAAAGTTATTAACATTGCTTTTGCTGTTTGTGCGGCGTTCTTACTGGGAGATCATCTATCATTTACTGCGAACTTCCAGCCAACCTTAATCCTTCCGATCATAGCCGGTAAGCTATCAGCCGGGGTAATTGCAATTGGTGTTGCCTACTGGCTTTCCGTTCCAAAAGCGAGAGAACTTGAAAGAGAAGATCGAGCAAATGGAGTCATTGGAAAAGATGAGTATATCGAAAAAGAAGAATTTGAAGGTGACGTCGTAGCAACAAGCGGGGATGCAAAATAATCGAATAACCGGTGAGGAGGGGTAGAAGTTGAGTGAAGAAAAGAAAAGGTTTATTCAAGAATTTGTTCCTGGAAAACAAGTGACGCTGAGTCATTTAATTGCTAACCCGGATGTAGATATGTTTGAAAAGTTGGGCATTGAAGAATCAGGGGCTTTAGGTATTCTCACCTTAACTCCGAGTGAAACGGTGATTATTGCCGGTGATTATGCTACAAAAGCAGCTCATGTAGGGATTGGTTTTTTAGATCGGTTTACGGGAAGCCTCGTCCTGATTGGGAGTGTTTCAGAGGTTGAAATGTCGATGAAAGAAGTGAATCGGTTCTTATCAGAAACGCTGGGTTATACCCCTTCGAAAATTACAAAATCTTAAAAAGGGGGGATGGTGTGTCTAAGAAGAATAGAGGAATGCTCGTTGGAGCGATTGGTGCTGGTAAATCTACACTGGCGCTGGCATTATTAGGCCGCAAGCCGAAAGCGATAAAAACACAATCACTCACTTATGAAGATTGGCTTGTAGATACTCCAGGTGAATATACCGAAAACCCTATGTATTATAAAAATATCATGGCGACTGCTTTAGAAGTTACGCATGTTTTATTCATCCAGGATGCTACTCGGAAGAAAACGATCTTTCCTCCTGGATTCAGCACGGGGTTAAATAAATTACCTATTGGAATTGTTACAAAAGCCGATGATGAGCAGGCTGACATCAAGCATTCCATTAAACAGCTTAAAAAAGTGATACCGAAAGGACCGATTGTTGTTACGTCAGCTAAGGAAAATAAAGGAATACAGATGATCAGAGATCTCGTTATGTGTAACAGTCTCAGTGAGATGAAAGGTTATGTGAAGCAAACGGATGATGAACATATCATCTTTAATGAATCCCTTTACAAATAACGATAATTATTTTACTATTCTGAGTAGAAGCACTATTTAAAAATCCATACACTCGGGCAAAGGCGCCTTATATGAACTATCTTCAATGGATAGTTCATATGAGGTGCCTTTTTATTTTCGAAAGGGGGAAAGGATTGTGCATCAAAGAAAAACAGAGAATATTCTTAGTGCCGGTATTGATATTGGGACAAGTACCACTAAATTAATCATAAGCAGACTTTCTTTGAGAAACACAGCCGGAAGCACTCACATGCCCCGTATCGAAATTACAGAAAAAGAGATCATTTACAAAAGCCCGATTTTCCGCACCCCCTTATTAACCGGAACAGAAATCAATATGGAGGAAGTCGAAAAACTGGTTCGCGATCAATATGAAGAAGCTGGAATACGACCAGAGGATATTCAAACGGGTGCGGTGATTATCACAGGAGAAACAGCCACTAAATCAAATGCTCAGGAAATGATTAATCAATTATCAGAACACGCCGGTGATTTTCTTGTAGCTACTGCCGGTCCTGACCTGGAAAGCATTATCGCAGCCAAGGGTTCAGGAGCCTATGATTTTTCAAAAAGGTCGAGCAAAACGATAGCTAATATTGATATTGGCGGTGGAACAGCAAACATTGCCATCTATAGAAACGCGAAATTACTGGGGACATGCACATTGCATATTGGAGGGAAGTTAATCGAATT
This window of the Halobacillus sp. Marseille-Q1614 genome carries:
- a CDS encoding glycosyltransferase family 2 protein, translating into MGTAKPVISVVVPIYGCRSCLRELCNRVRATIADIPADYEILLVNDSSPDHAWKTITELAGEDPLIRGIDLARNFGQHYAITAGLDHTTGDWVVVMDCDLQDRPEEIAALFQKAQEGYEVVFAKRVVRRDSWLKRMSSKAFYRVYDYFTGHVSDHTVANFSIAHKKVIKGFRQMREQSRLYPLFLQWMGYKTASIVVEHKERGEGKSSYNLKKLITLATDTIIAQSNKPLRLSIQIGFFISLGSFLYGMYLFLRYFFMDEHVQGWTSVMVSMYFIAGLMFFNFGIIGLYIGKVFNEAKGRPLYLIREQINEKEAAKDRR
- a CDS encoding GNAT family N-acetyltransferase, whose product is MTEYLRPTPWDVRNFHIDTFEVTSMEEEALAQTEERKGHYTIKIDPLSNPKRLLDSGFYYVDTLIEPVCKAEKLLNFDQEGITIEERYNLNTVLEIAEKTFHHGRFHRDFNIPNEQADKRYMNWTKDLIEKEQVYALNVQGETAGFYGFEKDKVLLLGMSRKYRGKGLARPFLSAACQKQLIESGSEELTTSISAANVASLNLFYSLGYRLRTTKDVYHKLNRLGG
- a CDS encoding EamA family transporter produces the protein MGYVYIFGTIFFTVYGQLILKWKIDQYGGLPLLWKDKFIFLLQLLLNPFILSGFLSAFVASIFWMAAMTKFDISYAYPFMSLSFVLVFVLSVFLFGEPMTFKKVMGISLIVAGIIVMR
- the rffA gene encoding dTDP-4-amino-4,6-dideoxygalactose transaminase, yielding MIPFNRPCVVGGEEELIKEAVVNAKLSGNGPFDKKCTAWLEDRLDCTRAFMTPSCTAALEMAAILTEAGPGDEVIMPSYTFVSTANAFALRGAEIRFVDIEEKTLNISPKQIEQAITPRTKVIVVVHYAGVSCEMDEIMRIAEEHGLWVIEDAAQALTSTYKGKPLGTIGHLGTFSFHETKNYTCGEGGTLIVNHQPLIERAEMVQEKGTNRAQFSRGMVDKYTWRDLGSSYLLSELNSAYLFQQFKNIDQINKDRMERWNQYRDDLQEVTAIPEIEGPFIPEQIEHNAHMFYLKCRDEQERADLIGYLKENDVMAVPHYVPLHSSHAGEQFGTFIGKDNFTTRESERIVRLPLYYGITEEDVRHVVKYVQIFYQA
- a CDS encoding DUF6044 family protein — encoded protein: MWSNTFRYFIKHRWIVLSCAVLFLYLLPYYALGGDTHIRVHDNLDSNIVWYKMLAESGQIFAGPDATLPNVINGLPRSALPSALDGVLWLHVWFGPMSAYIISQTIMRIGAFFGMYLLLSRFVIPENKRKWITAGVSLSFAMLPFWPSGVLTVAGLPLAFYLFLTIRKKGKQTPRYIWLALAVIPFFSNFILTFIFFLGIMGALWLVEWIRKKQFNAPFFIAIAGMTMLYVVKNYLLIYTMFIDSSFTSHREENDLGHKDISETIELFEKNFLYGHTHDEAIQTPYVILVIIAALFIAMLRGGYPTRLVLMFSSIPVLSLWYAFWYWEGLRLLKDNMGLFNSFNFARIHFFDPMLWYLCFALALVIIARQVKGSQLIAAVLIVMQCWNVYQLKEETKYGEFNTPTFNEFYSTELFDQIQAYIGEDPSEYRVVSVAMHPTIPQYNGFYTLDTYNNTYPLEYKHKFREVIAPELEKSPKLKNYYDTWGGRAYVYSSELGKKYMFKKSSDKTIEELLINTQALKGLGGEYVLAGLPIENYEEIGLSLEKSFETEDSPWRIYLYSVK
- a CDS encoding ethanolamine ammonia-lyase subunit EutB; translated protein: MKLSCKLFEEVYHFKSIKDVLAKASEEKSGDVMAKIGTESSLERMAAKYVLSELQLKDIYENPVISYDTDEVSRIIYEDVSTYIYKEVANWTVGELREYILSHSTSPSDLKRLSRGLTSEMISAVAKLMSSIDLVLASQKMKHQAHCNTTIGEPGRLAFRCQPNHPVDNPDGILASIKEGLSYGAGDAVIGINPNNEAVESVAKLLTMSHEFMQQWEIPTQNCVLAHITTQMQAMKQGAPVALLFQSLAGTQVANDDFGVQSKILDEGYELMKAKGTSAGPNFFYFETGQGSEVSLDGHLGVDMQTLEARTYGYARHWNPFMVNNVSGFIGPETLFDGKQMIRADLEDLFMGKLHNLPMGIAPTYTNHMSADQNDQEIAGMLTTVAGANFYMGVPGGDDVMLSYQDTSYHDDASLREMLGLRPLADFEKWLEKMGIMENGRLTEKAGDLSIFN
- the eutC gene encoding ethanolamine ammonia-lyase subunit EutC, with product MNIEEIVKSVIEEMEQKKVKTPYIDKKYDREKEFTYQFSKKVTVDNPADADMIESVQKITPARIGIGRAGTRMKTKNYLDFRVDHAAAQDAVFKDAEESVLKDMGLPILHSRAQSMQEYLMNLDVGRKLNKESAEWLEENGSKGKQVQIIVSDGLSSTGVEHTVPDLYHSLVQGLKSKNISMGTPIFVKKSRVWLQDEVASIVDCDLVISLIGERPGLATAKSISAYIIYKPNKDSVEADRTVFSNIHEGGVPPVEAGAYLSEIIEKMLKHKASGVKFSQIN
- a CDS encoding sensor histidine kinase, which produces MTDRSMITSLCKEHTNLQGEDIEKIIEVSQSMQMMADLSKANIFIDCLLRDENHAIVVAEAAPRTAKSIYEKQVAGNIAYQTFEPAVLYCLRTGNTMSSNRAITQERKKVEQSVVPIFNHKDKVIGTLIMEKDISDHVEKQEELKALSKTTETLSGLLMNDSGSQPIVPELMEEALFYIGEKGELLYSNPAAINLLHELEGMSCEYGENLAACLPLLEEIVEEPGELLVKELESHDKTFKLKKIPLPHSKKDNGMFIIMRDLTELREKEKELIMKSVAIQEIHHRVKNNLQTVASLLRLQMRRGIPEESKVYFLESLNRILSIASVYEVILSNSSIDEVDIYELTEKIGNMLVYTTGYSGKKITIEYAGDSLIIESGRAVSIALIINELIQNCINHAFENRVKGTISIGFEQRDEKMTVVVKDDGIGYKEENKASLGLDIVKRMAEHDLSGTFQIKGMNKGTEAYLTFPQERRV